The Candidatus Zixiibacteriota bacterium genome segment CCGAAATCCGCAAGCGGGAGGAACTCGGCTATCCCCCCTACTCCCGGCTGGTCAATTTCGTGCTGTCGGGCGACGACGCCAAGCGGCTCGAGGAGGCGGCGCTCGCATTCCGGGAGGAACTCGATGCACGCATGCGCGAGGCCGGGGTGAACGGGCGGGTGCTCGGTCCGGCCCCCTGCCCCCTGTACTACCTGCGGTCGACCTACCGCCGGCACCTCTTTGTCAAGACGCGGCAGATCCGGGCGCTGGTGGTGATGCTGTCGGCCTGGGAGCAGCAGACCGCGCGGTTCGGGCTGCCGGCGAAGATCAAGGTTGTCGTGGATGTCGATCCGAACGATATGATGTAGCCAGGCCGGGGCGGCCAAGACAGAAAAACCGCCGGTCCGGCCATGCCTTTCGTTCCCCTCAAAGCACTCGTAGAGCCGACTCCGGCGGTTCTTCCGACTGTGACACTGTGGCTCTCTCGGAAGAAGGACGCACAAAGAGGTCTCCTCTTTGCAGAGCAGCCGGAATTCCCTTCCGACTGGTCCGCGTGAGGAAGCGCGGGCGGGCTTCCATATCCGCCCGTCGCATGCGTATGTAACAAGTTTTGTGCCGGATCGTTTCCGCAATTCCCAACATTCGGCGATCGCACAGTACGGCAAGAACTTAACCAATTGATGGCTTCGGCGGGCATTCGCGCGGACGCACGAATCACCCCTAAAATCGGCCGGTTTGGTCGTGAGAAAAAACGAATTGCCGTTCCGGGGAGTGGTCGCGGGCGCCATCGCCGGACAGCAGAAAGCCGCCGGGGTGAACCGGCGGCTTTCGAGAACGAACTGCCACTTGATGGCTGATGGTGATCGTGTGGAACGAAGGAGGGGCTCAGTCTTTTCCCTTGTCCTTCTCCTTGCCCTTCTCCTTCTCCTTGCCCTTTTCCTTCTCTTTGTCCTTGTCCTTGGCCCCCTCGGCGCCCTCTTCTCCCTCGGCTGCCGGGGCGGCCTCGCCCTCAGCCGCCACCGCCGCTTCCGCCGCCTCGGCCGCCACCGCCTTGATGACAGTCGGCGCGCTGATCACGACGACGGTGCGATCGGATTCGGCGAGGATTTCGACGTTGGGGATAGTGAGGTCGGAGACGTGAATGGCGTCGCCGATGCCCAGGTTTGAGACGTCGACGTTGACCACCTCGGGGATATTCTTGGGCAGGCAGGAGACCTCGATGTCGCGCATCGTGATCTGCATGATGCCGCCTTCATCTTTCACGCCCTTGGGGGTGCCGACGAAGGTCAGGGGAATATCGATGTTGAGGGGTTTGGACTCGCTGATGGCGTAGAAGTCGACATGGGTAATCCGGCTGCTGACCGGATCGCGCTGGACCTCGCGCAGGATGACCCGGTTGGTAACGCCCTCGACGGCGAGGTTGAAGATGGTGGTTCCGGAGCCGGCCCTGAGGGTGGCGTGGAATTCCCGCTCGCCGAGAGCAATAGTCCGGGACTCGACCTCGGGGCCGTAGACGACGGCCGGGATTTCGCCGGCCATGCGGGTCCGCCGGGCGGGACCTTTCCCGAACCGGTCGCGGGGGCGGGCGGCGATAGGTACTTCTTTCATGGCGCAAACACGTCCTTCGTTGAGACTATAAACAACATTTCATTTCGGTCACACGACGAGCGGCTGGTCCTCAAAGAGAGAGGAGACGGATTCCTCGTCGAAGATGCGCTTGGTGGCCTCCCCGATCAGCTCGGAGCAGGTGAGGATTTCGAATTTATCGGTGAGCGGCTTGCCGCTGTGGTCGATGGAATCGGTGATGATCATGGTCTTGATGGGGGACTCGATGATGCGGGTGATGGCGTTGCCCGAGAGCACACCGTGGGTGGCGGCGGCGTAGATGTCGCGGGCGCCGCGTTCTTTCAGGAAATGGGCCGCCTGGCAGATGGTGCCGGCGGTGTCCACCATGTCGTCGCGGATCAGGATGTTTTTCCCCTCGACGTTGCCGATAAGGTTCATGATCTGCGCCTGGTTGGGGCGGGGGCGGCGCTTGTCGACGATGGCGAGTTCGGCATTGAGGGCTTTGGCGGTGGCGCGGGCCAGCTTGATCGAACCGACATCGGGGGACACCACCACCAGCGGGTCGAGGTTGAGGGTGCGGAAGTACTTGTTGAAGATGCCGGAGGAGTACATGTGGTCGTGGGGGAGGTCGAAGAAGCCCTGGATCTGGCTGGCGTGGAGGTCCATGGTGATGACGCGGTCGGCGCCCACGGTGGTGATGAGGTTGGCGATAAGCTTGGCGGTGATGGCGACGCGGGGGCGGTCCTTGCGGTCGGCGCGGGCGTAGCCGTAGTAGGGGATGACGGCGGTGATGCGCATGGCCGAGGCCCGGCGGGCGGCCTCGATGAGCATGAGGAGCTCCATGATGTTCTCCGCCGGGGGGTTGGTGGACTGAATGACGAACACGTCGGCGCCCCGGATGTTGTCGTTGATCTGGACAAACACCTCGCCGTCGGAAAACCGGGTGACGGTGCAGTCGGTGAGCTTCTCGCCCAGGTAGGCGGCAATGCGTTCGGCGAGCGGGCGGTTGGCATTGCCCGTCACCAGTCGAATTTCCTCGCGAACTATCATGGGTATGGACCTTGTCGTTACACCGGAAAGTTAAACCTGTTTCGGCGTGGCTGCCCGGCCGCGTCGAAGCAGGCTCTCACCACCATTATCTCGTTGTCTGGCACGGTATATAACTGGGGCGCCAGGATTCGAACCTGGGAATGCCAGCTCCAAAGGCTGGTGTCTTACCGCTTGACGACGCCCCAAAAGCGTCTTGATGCCGTTAATCGCGGCGGTTGGGGCCGGCGCCGGGGCGTTTCAGACCCTGGCGTGGGCTTTCAGCTCCTCTTCATAGGCCGCCAACACCCGTTCTTCAATCGCCAGCCGCATTTCGGCGTTGACCGGGTGGGCGATGTCCTGATGCGTTCCGTTGGGGCGCCGGCGGGAGGGCATGGCCACGAAGAAGCCGGTGTTGCCCTGAATGATCTTCATCCCGCGCACCACGAACGCGTTGTCGAACGTCACGTTGGCGAAACCCCGGAGGCGTTCCTCTTCTCGCAACGTCACTCGTACTTCGGTGATTTCCACGGTGCCTCCAATTTCTCAGCTCTCCTGCGACAACAGGGTGATTGGCGCAACCGCGTAACACCGCCAATTTCCCCGTCTCTGTACAACCAGATCCTGGTGTTCCGGCTCTGATGCAAACAGTCCGAACACGGTCGGACCCGATCCGCTCATCCGGGCCAGGACAGCTCCGCGTTTCAGCAGTTCACCGGCGATCTCGTCCAACTCCGGGTGCGACCGGCGGTGAATCGATTCGAAATCGTTGTCTGCTTGACCCAAGTGGTGGACATACTCATCCACCGCCCGGCAACAGGGCAAGTTAAACGGGACCCCGGAATCTGTCAAGTTCCTTTTGAGGGCCGCATAGGCCGTCGCGGTGGACAGCGGGAACCCCGGGTTGACCAGGAGCAACCCGTAGTCGGTCGGAAATTCCGTCTCCTCCATTAACTCTCCCCGACCGCGGACAAGCGCCTGACCGCGCGTGAAGAAGAAAGGAACATCGGAGCCCAAGAGCAGCCCCAGACGCATCCGGTCAGGTGGCGCAAGCCGCAGTCCAAATAGATGGTTGATCGCCTCGATGGTTGCAGCCGCATCGCTCGATCCGCCGCCGAGCCCGGCCGCGACCGGAATCCGTTTCTCCAGAACTATGTGAAGCCCCTGATTCAGACCGAACTCCCGGGCCATCAGGCGGGCGGCCCGAACGACCAGGTTGTCCTCGCCGGCGGGAAGGCCGTCCTCCCCGATCACGTCCAGCCGCACGCCCGGAGCATCGGCGAGCGCGACCGTGAGAGTGTCGCGCAGCGAGACCGCCTGAAACAGCGAGTTGATGTTGTGGTAGCCGTCGGGCCGGCGGTTGAGCACTTGCAGGAAGAGGTTGATCTTCGCCGGTGCCTCAACGCGCACTTTGCCAGGCGCTATCTGTATAGTATTCATATTGGCACAGAAAAAGACTTCGTCCTTGGCCCACCCGTAACCATATCGCCCTAATTTAAGATAGGCAATTGCGGGCGCGTGTCAAGGGGGTGAGGCCAAATAGGACGCAAGAGACCGCGAGGCGAGCGCATCCGGCTGCGGCGCAAGGAGATAGGGTGGGGCGGCAAACGGGATCGACAAGCGCCGTCAATGAAACCGACGGGAGGTCGCGGAGAAACGCCTGCGGGAGGCCGGAGGATGAATGCTTGCTGCCGTATAGAAACGGAGAACTCCGGAGTTCATACCGCGTCGCAGCGTGAATCCCGGTCTCAAGCACTTCCGACGCACGGAGCGCGCCGGGGCGCTGTCTTACGATAGCGCCGGTGCGTCATCTCCCCGTGGTCTGCTCCTCCCCTTGTCCTTTCTCGAGAGAGGGGGAATTTCGCTGCGCATTTCCGGCTTCGAGCCATCGGAGAGCCGCCGGCGAGTTGCACTGCTGCCACTCGGCGATGAAGACATCGAGGAATTCCGACAACCTCTCCTTGGCGATGTCCTTGAAATCGTCCTCGCCGGCGAGGCCGAAGGTGCTGCGCTCCCAGAAGGAACAATAGACCGGCGGAAGGCCCCGGAGCTTGACCCCGGTCCGGGATTTCTCGAACCGGGCGTAGTCCAGATAGTCGCGCGCGCTCAGGGTGAGGACGTACGTGACGAGGCCGGTCGGAGAACCGTCGTCGAGGCGGTTGCGGATGAAGTCGATGGAGTAGACCAGGTCGGGGATGTTCATGTGCATGCTGTCCCGGTCGAGGCGGCCGGGAGCGTCGTACACCGCCAGGCGGTGGTGCGCCAAGGTGAGCCGCATCTGGGCGCGAAAGAGCTCTTCCGTACCGAACGCATAAAGCGCGCCCGGCGACATGCACACTGCGACCGTGACGCCGTCAAGTCCGAGCAGCGCGGTGCGAGGCTCCTCGGCGGCGGGCGGCACGTGAACCGGAAAGGAATCGCGGCCGACACCTTTCGCATCCAGGACGAGCAGACAGAGCAGGCTGTAAATCGCGCAATGAACGTGGATCATCGCTCTTCCTCCCTCGGTGCAGCAAGGCTGCTGTTTTTGGACGATTAACGTGGCGCTCTGGGCCCACAATACGCTATCGAATATAGCCGCCGGCCGCGCCGACACAATCTTTTTCTTCTCTGCTTCGCCTTTCGCGTTTCCTCTCTCCCCCTTGCGTTCCCCCGCATTCGTTCATATCTTCATCCCCTGACCCGGACGCCGGGCGGCGGCAAGGCGTAGCCCGACGTTCGATAAGTGCGTGAAACGAGTGAAGTTACCCATACAGGAGGATCGCATGGACCCGTTTGGCGTCAAAGGCAAGCTCAAAGCCGGGGGGAACAGCTACACCGTGTATCGCCTGGACAAGCTGGCCGGGCAGCGGGGAATCGACCGGGCGGCGATCGAGCGGATGCCCTACTCGATCAAGGTGCTCCTCGAAGCGGTGCTGCGCAACGCCGACGGCCGGGTGATTCGGGACGAGGATGTGGCGGCGATGGCGCGCTACGACGCCAGGAAAGCGGCCGAGCAGAGCCACGAGTTCCCCTTCAAACCGGCCCGCGTACTCCTTCAGGATTTCACCGGGGTGCCGGCGGTGGTCGACCTGGCGGCGCTGCGGTCGGCGATGAAACGGATGGGGGGGGACCCGAAGAAGATCAATCCGCTCGTGCCGGTTGATCTCGTGATCGACCATTCGGTCATGGTCGACCGGTACGGTTCGGACGACGCGCTGGCGGCCAACATGGAGATGGAATTTCAGCGCAACGCCGAGCGGTACGAGTTCCTCCACTGGGGGCAGAAGGCCTTTGCGAATTTCCGGGTGGTGCCGCCGGCGACCGGGATCTGCCACCAGGTGAATCTCGAGTACCTCGCCAAGTGCGTGCTGGTGCGCGACGGCGAGGCCTTCCCGGACAGCCTGGTCGGGACGGACAGCCACACGGTGATGATCAACGGGCTGGGGGTGGTCGGTTGGGGCGTCGGGGGGATCGAGGCGGAGGCGGTCATGCTCGGGCAGCCGCTCTATATGCTGACGCCGGAGGTGATCGGGTTCAAGCTCACGGGGAAGCTCGCGGAGGGGACGACCGGGACGGACCTCGTGCTCACGGTGACGCAGATGCTCCGGCAGAAAGGGGTGGTGGGGAAGTTTGTCGAATTCTACGGCGAGGCGCTCGACACGCTACCGCTGCCGGCAAAGGCGATGGTGGCGAACATGGCCCCCGAATACGGCGCGACGATGGGGTTTTTCCCGGTCGACGAGCTCACGCTGGACTACCTGCGCATGACCGGGCGGACCGACGGCGAGGTCGACCTGGTGGAGTGCTACTGCAAGGAGCAGGGGCTGTTCCGCGCGAAGGGAGCGGCGGCCCCCGCGTTCACGGACACGCTCGAGCTCGATATCTCGCAGGTGGAACCCTCGCTGGCCGGTCCCAAGCGGCCGCAGGACCGGGTGGCGCTGTCGAAGATGAAAGACGAATTCCAGAGAGCGCTCGCGCGGCCGATCAAAGAGCGCGGGTTCGAGCTCAAACCGAGCGAAACCGAGAGGCAGGTCAAGATCAGCGACGGGTACCGGGCCGCGATCGGGCACGGCGCGGTGGTGATCGCCGCCATCACCAGCTGCACCAACACCTCCGATCCCTCGGTGCTCCTCGGGGCGGGGCTGCTGGCGAAGAAGGCGGCCGCCCGGGGGCTGACGAGCAAACCGTGGGTGAAAACCTCGCTCGCCCCGGGGTCGCGGGTGGTGATGGATTACCTCGAGAAGGCGGGATTGATCGAGCCGCTGAAGAAGCTCGGGTTCCACAATGTCGGGTTCGGGTGCACGACCTGTATCGGCAACAGCGGGCCGCTGCCCGAAGCGGTGGTCAAAGCGATCGAGGAGGGGAACCTGGTGGTGTCGGCGGTGCTGTCGGGCAACCGGAATTTCGAGGGGCGGGTGAACCCGCACACGCGGGCCAACTACCTCGCCTCGCCCCCGCTGGTGGTGGCCTACGCGATCGCCGGAACGACCGCGATCGATCTGGCGACGGAGCCGATCGGGACCGATGAGGGCGGAAAGCCGGTGTACCTGCGGGACATCTGGCCCAGCCAGCGGGAGATCGCCGAGGCCATGGCGGGAGCGATCAGCCCGGCCATGTTCCGCGCCCGCTACGGGGCCGTGTTCACGGGCAACGAGCGGTGGAACCGGATCCAGTCGCCCGCGAGCGAGCTCTACCGGTGGGACGAGAAATCGACCTATATCCAGGAGCCGCCGTTCTTCGTCGACATGAAGCCGGAGCCGGGGGATGTCGAGCCGATCCGGGACGCGAGGGTGCTGGGGATATTCGGCGATTCGATCACCACCGACCACATCAGTCCGGCGGGGTCGATCAAGGCCGACAGCCCGGCGGGCCAATACCTCCTCTCACACGGCGTGACTTTTGCCGACTTCAATTCCTACGGCTCGCGGCGCGGCAATGACCGGGTCATGACGCGCGGCACCTTCGCCAACATCCGCATCCGCAACCTGCTCGCCCCCGGAACCGAGGGGGGCGTGACGATCTATCTCCCCGCCAACCAGCAGATGAGCATCTACGATGCGGCGATGAAGTACCAGGCGGACGGAACGCCGCTGCTGGTGATCGCCGGGAAGGACTACGGGATGGGGTCCTCGCGCGACTGGGCGGCCAAGGGGACGAGCCTGCTCGGGATCAGAGCGGTGCTCGCCGAGAGTTTCGAGCGGATCCACCGCTCCAACCTGGTCGGGATGGGCGTCCTCCCGCTCCAGTTCCTGCCGGGCGAAGCGCGCGAGAGGCTGGGGCTGACCGGCCACGAACTGTACACGATCGAGGGACTCTCGAACGACATGAAGCCGAAACAGCGGGTGACGGTGAAGGCGCTTTCGAAGAACGGCGAGAAACGGTTCGAGGCCGTCGCCCGGCTCGACACGCCGATCGATGTCGAGTACTACCGGCACGGGGGGATTTTGCAGATGGTGCTGCGGCAGCTCGCCCGGGCGTAGGCGAAGGCCTCCCCGGGCCGGCCGGAGGAACCGTCAGCGGGGGGCGAGCAACTCGATCTGCGAGAGCACGGCGGTGACGGCGTGCTCGACGCGGAGGGTGAAGCGCCCCAAGCTGAAGGCGCGGAAACCGAGCGAGGTCAGCAGCTCGACCTCGAACGGCACCCATCCCCCTTCCGGCCCGACAGCCGCCAGGAGACGGGGCGAATCGCCGCGATAGACCGCGTCGAGCATCGCCGCTGCGCCGGGGTGGGGCGCGAGCCGCAGCGACGGGGCGGATTCGTTCTGCTCGAGCACCGGGAGGATATCCTCAAAGAAGCGCCGGAACCGGTCGTGCACGGCGACCTCGGGCAGGCGGGTCAGACGTCCCTGGCTGAGCCCCTCGATCAGGTGCGGCGTGTACTGCTCCGGGTTCAACAGCGGGGAGGAGAAGTAGCTCCT includes the following:
- a CDS encoding 50S ribosomal protein L25/general stress protein Ctc → MKEVPIAARPRDRFGKGPARRTRMAGEIPAVVYGPEVESRTIALGEREFHATLRAGSGTTIFNLAVEGVTNRVILREVQRDPVSSRITHVDFYAISESKPLNIDIPLTFVGTPKGVKDEGGIMQITMRDIEVSCLPKNIPEVVNVDVSNLGIGDAIHVSDLTIPNVEILAESDRTVVVISAPTVIKAVAAEAAEAAVAAEGEAAPAAEGEEGAEGAKDKDKEKEKGKEKEKGKEKDKGKD
- a CDS encoding ribose-phosphate pyrophosphokinase — protein: MIVREEIRLVTGNANRPLAERIAAYLGEKLTDCTVTRFSDGEVFVQINDNIRGADVFVIQSTNPPAENIMELLMLIEAARRASAMRITAVIPYYGYARADRKDRPRVAITAKLIANLITTVGADRVITMDLHASQIQGFFDLPHDHMYSSGIFNKYFRTLNLDPLVVVSPDVGSIKLARATAKALNAELAIVDKRRPRPNQAQIMNLIGNVEGKNILIRDDMVDTAGTICQAAHFLKERGARDIYAAATHGVLSGNAITRIIESPIKTMIITDSIDHSGKPLTDKFEILTCSELIGEATKRIFDEESVSSLFEDQPLVV
- a CDS encoding SpoVG family protein; the encoded protein is MEITEVRVTLREEERLRGFANVTFDNAFVVRGMKIIQGNTGFFVAMPSRRRPNGTHQDIAHPVNAEMRLAIEERVLAAYEEELKAHARV
- a CDS encoding 4-(cytidine 5'-diphospho)-2-C-methyl-D-erythritol kinase, giving the protein MRVEAPAKINLFLQVLNRRPDGYHNINSLFQAVSLRDTLTVALADAPGVRLDVIGEDGLPAGEDNLVVRAARLMAREFGLNQGLHIVLEKRIPVAAGLGGGSSDAAATIEAINHLFGLRLAPPDRMRLGLLLGSDVPFFFTRGQALVRGRGELMEETEFPTDYGLLLVNPGFPLSTATAYAALKRNLTDSGVPFNLPCCRAVDEYVHHLGQADNDFESIHRRSHPELDEIAGELLKRGAVLARMSGSGPTVFGLFASEPEHQDLVVQRRGNWRCYAVAPITLLSQES
- the acnA gene encoding aconitate hydratase AcnA, which translates into the protein MDPFGVKGKLKAGGNSYTVYRLDKLAGQRGIDRAAIERMPYSIKVLLEAVLRNADGRVIRDEDVAAMARYDARKAAEQSHEFPFKPARVLLQDFTGVPAVVDLAALRSAMKRMGGDPKKINPLVPVDLVIDHSVMVDRYGSDDALAANMEMEFQRNAERYEFLHWGQKAFANFRVVPPATGICHQVNLEYLAKCVLVRDGEAFPDSLVGTDSHTVMINGLGVVGWGVGGIEAEAVMLGQPLYMLTPEVIGFKLTGKLAEGTTGTDLVLTVTQMLRQKGVVGKFVEFYGEALDTLPLPAKAMVANMAPEYGATMGFFPVDELTLDYLRMTGRTDGEVDLVECYCKEQGLFRAKGAAAPAFTDTLELDISQVEPSLAGPKRPQDRVALSKMKDEFQRALARPIKERGFELKPSETERQVKISDGYRAAIGHGAVVIAAITSCTNTSDPSVLLGAGLLAKKAAARGLTSKPWVKTSLAPGSRVVMDYLEKAGLIEPLKKLGFHNVGFGCTTCIGNSGPLPEAVVKAIEEGNLVVSAVLSGNRNFEGRVNPHTRANYLASPPLVVAYAIAGTTAIDLATEPIGTDEGGKPVYLRDIWPSQREIAEAMAGAISPAMFRARYGAVFTGNERWNRIQSPASELYRWDEKSTYIQEPPFFVDMKPEPGDVEPIRDARVLGIFGDSITTDHISPAGSIKADSPAGQYLLSHGVTFADFNSYGSRRGNDRVMTRGTFANIRIRNLLAPGTEGGVTIYLPANQQMSIYDAAMKYQADGTPLLVIAGKDYGMGSSRDWAAKGTSLLGIRAVLAESFERIHRSNLVGMGVLPLQFLPGEARERLGLTGHELYTIEGLSNDMKPKQRVTVKALSKNGEKRFEAVARLDTPIDVEYYRHGGILQMVLRQLARA
- a CDS encoding 16S rRNA (uracil(1498)-N(3))-methyltransferase, which encodes MNLIILTEHDRVGGETFRLAAQRADHLRTVLRATEGDLVQVGLLNGPCGTARVARLAADEALLDCRWTAPPPAPVPTVDLICALPRPQTLKKILFAAAMMGVRRLHLVRARRVERSYFSSPLLNPEQYTPHLIEGLSQGRLTRLPEVAVHDRFRRFFEDILPVLEQNESAPSLRLAPHPGAAAMLDAVYRGDSPRLLAAVGPEGGWVPFEVELLTSLGFRAFSLGRFTLRVEHAVTAVLSQIELLAPR